The Kineothrix sp. MB12-C1 genome includes a window with the following:
- a CDS encoding cobyric acid synthase, translating into MSKSIMIQGTMSNAGKSLLVAGLCRIFAQDGYSVAPFKSQNMALNSYITKDGLEMGRAQVIQAQAAGIEPSVCMNPILLKPTNDTGSQVIVNGEVIGNMAARDYFTYKKELIPVIKEAYKKLEETAEIIVMEGAGSPAEINLKENDIVNMGLAKLVDAPVLLVGDIDRGGVFAQLLGTMMLLEEDEKARVKGLIINKFRGDKSILDPGIEMLEEKGGRPVVGVIPYMNIAIEDEDSLSTRFDKRDTCPIDIAVIRFPRISNFTDFDIFEQFSGVSLRYVKSAKELGGPDMIILPGSKNTMGDLCWMRQNGLEAAVKKRVGDSVIFGICGGYQMLGEKITDPFSVEEGGSMRGLELLAIETELKREKTRTQVVGKFQEVKGVLSTLSGREIAGYEIHMGVSKGNERNSLSLLADKESGGYKVDGVYKENVYGSYVHGVFDHGEIAFAVIKALAEKKGIAYDESDGIRDYAAFKERQYDKLADELRKSLDMDYIYRLLEQA; encoded by the coding sequence ATGTCTAAATCAATCATGATACAAGGTACGATGTCCAACGCGGGAAAGAGTCTGTTAGTAGCAGGCCTATGCCGGATATTTGCACAGGACGGTTATTCCGTGGCTCCCTTCAAGTCCCAGAACATGGCGCTCAATTCCTATATTACGAAAGATGGCCTGGAAATGGGACGGGCGCAGGTGATACAGGCACAGGCAGCAGGTATTGAGCCGTCTGTCTGCATGAATCCTATCTTATTAAAACCTACGAACGATACCGGATCACAGGTCATTGTAAATGGAGAAGTAATAGGGAATATGGCGGCAAGGGATTATTTCACCTATAAAAAGGAGTTGATCCCTGTTATAAAGGAAGCCTATAAAAAGTTGGAGGAGACGGCGGAAATCATTGTTATGGAAGGAGCCGGTAGTCCGGCGGAAATCAATCTAAAGGAAAATGACATCGTGAATATGGGATTGGCAAAACTGGTGGACGCTCCTGTATTATTGGTAGGAGATATCGATCGGGGAGGGGTATTCGCACAGCTTCTCGGTACGATGATGCTGTTAGAGGAAGATGAGAAAGCACGAGTGAAAGGGCTGATTATCAATAAGTTTCGCGGTGATAAGTCTATTCTGGATCCGGGTATAGAGATGTTGGAAGAAAAGGGGGGCAGACCAGTTGTCGGTGTAATACCGTATATGAATATCGCAATAGAGGATGAGGACAGCTTAAGCACTCGTTTTGACAAAAGAGATACTTGCCCGATTGACATCGCAGTGATTCGTTTTCCCAGAATCTCTAATTTCACAGATTTCGATATCTTTGAACAGTTTTCCGGTGTTTCCCTAAGATATGTGAAAAGTGCGAAGGAGCTTGGAGGGCCGGATATGATTATACTTCCGGGAAGTAAGAATACAATGGGCGATTTATGCTGGATGCGTCAAAATGGTCTGGAAGCTGCAGTGAAAAAAAGGGTAGGAGACAGCGTTATCTTCGGTATCTGCGGAGGATATCAAATGCTAGGAGAAAAGATTACAGATCCTTTTTCGGTGGAAGAAGGAGGCAGTATGCGCGGATTGGAATTACTGGCAATAGAAACCGAGTTAAAACGGGAGAAAACGAGAACACAAGTAGTGGGAAAATTTCAAGAGGTTAAGGGCGTACTCTCAACGCTTTCAGGAAGGGAAATCGCCGGATATGAGATACATATGGGAGTCAGCAAAGGGAACGAAAGGAATTCTCTTAGCCTTCTTGCAGATAAAGAAAGTGGTGGATATAAGGTGGACGGTGTTTACAAGGAGAATGTATATGGCAGCTATGTACATGGCGTCTTCGATCATGGAGAAATAGCCTTTGCAGTCATAAAGGCGCTCGCGGAGAAAAAGGGGATTGCCTATGACGAAAGCGATGGCATAAGGGACTACGCTGCTTTTAAGGAAAGGCAGTACGATAAGTTGGCAGATGAACTGAGAAAAAGCCTGGATATGGATTATATTTATCGTTTGTTGGAACAGGCGTGA
- a CDS encoding ammonium transporter, giving the protein MNQVVEAVNSVVFPIWFLIGAALVFFMQSGFAMVETGFTRAKNAGNIIMKNLMDFCIGTVVFVLLGFSLMMSENYLFGLIGIPNFQIFTNFSEFNFSSFVFNLVFCATAATIVSGAMAERTKFSSYCIYSAVISLLVYPIEAGWIWNSQGWLFNMGYIDFAGSSAIHMVGGISAFIGAAILGPRIGKYTIDAKTGKKIAKAIPGHSITLGALGVFILWFGWYGFNGAAATSVEQLGSIFLTTTLSPGIATVVTMCFTWIKNGKPDVSMSLNGSLAGLVAVTAGCANVDALGSLIIGAVAGILVVVAVEFIDIKLHVDDPVGAVAVHGANGIWGTLAVGLFATDKAPGAAVNGLFYGGGFYQLSIQILGIVSIALWTAVTMVVIFWAIKKTNGLRVSSAEEIQGLDLPEHGLVSSYADFMIAPPTSGIDDAASKAEIVPPEVAIPVKNTSSGSSKLTKVDIITNQNRFALLQNRLDNIGITGITVTNVLGYGMQRGYQQIYRGVPVEAQLLPKIKLEIVISKVPVDLLVKTIKEALYTGNVGDGKIFIYDVENVIKVRTGEEGYDALQNEE; this is encoded by the coding sequence ATGAATCAAGTTGTTGAAGCAGTAAATAGCGTAGTCTTTCCCATATGGTTTCTAATCGGTGCTGCATTAGTATTTTTCATGCAATCCGGCTTTGCGATGGTCGAAACCGGATTTACACGCGCTAAAAATGCGGGCAATATCATTATGAAAAACCTGATGGACTTTTGTATCGGTACAGTAGTATTTGTCCTTTTGGGATTCAGCCTGATGATGTCCGAAAATTATTTATTCGGATTAATCGGCATTCCTAATTTTCAGATTTTTACTAATTTTTCCGAATTTAATTTTTCAAGCTTTGTATTTAATTTAGTTTTCTGTGCTACGGCGGCTACTATTGTGTCCGGTGCTATGGCCGAAAGAACCAAATTCTCTTCTTACTGTATCTATAGCGCAGTAATCAGTCTTTTGGTATATCCGATAGAAGCCGGCTGGATATGGAACAGCCAGGGCTGGCTCTTTAATATGGGTTACATCGATTTTGCCGGTTCTTCCGCTATTCATATGGTGGGCGGTATCTCCGCTTTCATCGGCGCTGCCATTCTCGGACCTCGTATCGGTAAATACACTATCGATGCAAAAACCGGTAAAAAGATCGCCAAAGCGATTCCCGGCCATTCGATAACTTTAGGAGCTCTTGGCGTATTTATCCTTTGGTTCGGTTGGTATGGATTCAACGGTGCTGCCGCTACAAGCGTAGAACAGCTCGGTTCCATCTTTCTGACTACCACTCTTTCTCCGGGAATCGCGACTGTAGTAACTATGTGCTTTACCTGGATAAAAAACGGCAAACCGGACGTTTCCATGTCCTTGAACGGATCTCTGGCCGGTCTTGTAGCCGTTACTGCCGGATGTGCCAACGTCGATGCTTTGGGTTCATTGATCATCGGTGCTGTTGCAGGTATCCTGGTCGTTGTCGCTGTCGAGTTCATCGATATCAAGCTTCATGTGGATGATCCTGTAGGTGCGGTAGCAGTCCATGGTGCTAACGGCATTTGGGGAACCTTGGCTGTCGGTCTTTTCGCCACAGACAAAGCTCCCGGCGCAGCAGTGAACGGATTATTTTATGGAGGAGGCTTCTATCAGCTTAGCATACAGATTTTAGGAATTGTATCAATCGCACTCTGGACTGCCGTTACTATGGTCGTTATCTTTTGGGCTATCAAAAAGACTAATGGACTTCGCGTTTCTTCCGCAGAAGAAATTCAGGGACTCGACTTACCGGAACATGGTTTGGTAAGCAGCTATGCCGACTTCATGATCGCTCCTCCCACTTCCGGCATAGATGATGCAGCATCTAAAGCAGAGATCGTTCCTCCTGAGGTAGCAATACCTGTGAAGAACACATCCAGCGGTTCTTCCAAGCTCACTAAAGTGGATATCATCACTAATCAGAATCGCTTCGCACTGCTGCAAAACCGCCTCGACAACATTGGTATTACCGGAATCACTGTGACCAACGTTCTCGGATACGGTATGCAGAGAGGATATCAGCAGATATACAGGGGCGTTCCCGTAGAAGCACAGCTTCTCCCTAAAATTAAATTGGAAATCGTTATCAGTAAAGTACCCGTGGACCTCTTAGTTAAGACGATAAAGGAAGCGCTTTATACAGGCAATGTAGGCGATGGTAAAATTTTTATTTATGATGTAGAAAATGTTATCAAAGTAAGAACCGGCGAAGAAGGATATGACGCATTGCAAAATGAAGAATAA
- a CDS encoding rhodanese-like domain-containing protein: MLYFNHTKHKKDGRLQNYDFFNRLTKKEKESNMGLFDLFRAGGSINEGVERFKNTQGAILIDVRTKEEFAAGNIPHSLNVPLNRIETIKYSKESPLFVYCQSGGRSAQACSWLKKQGYQVENLGGIASYSGPIRRK; this comes from the coding sequence GTGCTATATTTTAATCACACCAAACATAAGAAAGACGGACGATTGCAAAACTATGACTTTTTCAATCGCCTGACTAAGAAGGAAAAGGAGAGTAATATGGGACTTTTTGATTTATTCCGTGCCGGCGGCAGCATTAATGAAGGGGTGGAAAGATTTAAGAATACGCAGGGAGCGATTTTGATAGATGTAAGGACGAAAGAAGAATTCGCTGCAGGAAATATTCCGCATAGTTTGAATGTTCCTCTTAATAGAATAGAAACCATTAAATACAGTAAGGAGAGCCCGCTATTCGTATATTGCCAGAGCGGAGGCAGAAGTGCACAGGCATGTTCCTGGTTAAAAAAACAGGGATATCAAGTGGAAAACCTGGGAGGAATCGCATCCTATAGTGGACCGATTCGAAGGAAATAA
- a CDS encoding LysR family transcriptional regulator substrate-binding protein, which translates to MRLFERIGKNISLTSEGEELIVYARQILNLSNDLKKKFINKNDYGRITIGASESVCIYRLPEIIKAYQIEHPYVELYLNVLDTADFIPLLTNNTIDIAFTLDVPVRNPSIITELQIEETICAFSIPEYPLAKNPKVTIEDFSNIPLIFTGKECCYRKMFEKDLLEASITPQIVLETSSLQVIKQTVLSGLGVCVLPQLAVQKELDNNELVKINYVTNYKIASQLIYHRDKWISKNLKDFIAAVKTHIMKQ; encoded by the coding sequence GTGAGGCTTTTTGAGCGTATTGGTAAAAATATTTCTCTTACTTCGGAGGGAGAAGAATTGATAGTTTATGCCAGGCAAATACTTAATTTATCAAATGATTTAAAGAAAAAGTTTATTAATAAAAATGATTATGGACGTATTACTATTGGTGCATCGGAATCGGTATGTATTTATAGGCTTCCCGAGATTATAAAGGCGTACCAGATAGAGCATCCCTATGTCGAATTATATTTAAATGTTTTGGATACGGCTGATTTTATCCCCTTACTTACCAATAACACAATCGATATTGCATTTACTCTAGATGTACCTGTGCGTAACCCTTCAATAATTACTGAATTACAAATTGAAGAAACTATTTGTGCTTTTTCCATCCCAGAATATCCGCTTGCAAAAAATCCGAAAGTAACAATTGAGGATTTCTCTAATATTCCTCTGATTTTCACAGGAAAGGAATGCTGTTATCGGAAAATGTTTGAAAAAGATTTGCTGGAAGCTTCCATAACACCCCAAATTGTTCTCGAGACAAGCAGCCTGCAAGTAATAAAACAGACGGTACTCAGCGGACTTGGAGTATGCGTTCTTCCGCAATTAGCAGTACAAAAAGAATTAGACAATAATGAGCTGGTCAAAATTAACTATGTGACAAACTATAAAATTGCATCACAGCTCATATATCATAGGGATAAGTGGATTTCAAAAAACTTAAAAGATTTTATTGCTGCCGTTAAAACTCATATTATGAAGCAATGA
- a CDS encoding DUF368 domain-containing protein, translated as MENWILRFVKGMFIGSGFILPGVSGGALAAVFGIYEQIITFLAHITKDFKKNVLFFIPVGLGGITGVYVLSFAVSFLLGTYETYILWMFVGCILGTIPALWEQAGKKGRNSKHIVILAITFVISLVFLFYGEALFGGGVPQNFGTWMLAGALIGLGIIVPGLSPSNFLVYMGMYKSMADGINSMDMMVLIPLGLGGLACVLLLAKLMDYIFSKAYAGLFHFILGVVFASTVMIIPRNFNYLSAGTIICILMCAAGTALGYWMSMLEKKYKPED; from the coding sequence ATGGAAAATTGGATTTTACGTTTTGTGAAGGGGATGTTCATCGGTTCCGGATTCATCCTTCCCGGTGTTAGTGGAGGTGCGTTAGCAGCCGTTTTCGGTATTTATGAACAAATCATTACTTTCCTGGCACACATTACAAAGGATTTTAAGAAAAATGTCCTATTCTTTATCCCTGTGGGACTTGGAGGAATTACCGGCGTCTACGTCTTATCCTTCGCCGTAAGTTTCTTACTTGGAACTTATGAAACATATATCCTCTGGATGTTCGTTGGCTGTATCCTGGGAACAATACCTGCTTTATGGGAACAAGCCGGTAAAAAGGGAAGAAACTCTAAACATATCGTTATTCTTGCGATTACCTTCGTTATCAGCCTTGTCTTCTTATTCTACGGAGAAGCTCTGTTCGGAGGCGGTGTGCCTCAGAACTTCGGTACATGGATGCTTGCAGGTGCTTTGATCGGTCTTGGTATTATTGTTCCGGGTCTTAGTCCCTCGAACTTCCTCGTTTACATGGGAATGTACAAATCTATGGCAGACGGTATTAATTCCATGGATATGATGGTTCTTATTCCCCTTGGGTTAGGAGGGCTCGCCTGTGTTCTGCTTTTAGCGAAGCTTATGGACTACATCTTCTCCAAGGCTTATGCTGGATTATTCCATTTTATCTTAGGTGTAGTATTTGCCTCTACCGTGATGATTATCCCAAGAAACTTCAATTATCTCAGCGCCGGAACAATTATCTGCATCCTTATGTGTGCGGCGGGAACTGCACTCGGTTATTGGATGAGTATGCTTGAGAAAAAATATAAACCGGAAGATTAA
- a CDS encoding methylglyoxal synthase, which produces MERDYITLTIGKQKNIALIAHDGKKSDLIRWCQDNYEILKGHFLCGTGTTARMITDSTGLPVKGYNSGPLGGDQQIGAKIVEGKVDFVIFFSDPLTAAPHDPDVKALLRIAQVYDIPIANNKATADFLIHSKLMEESYDHDVINFHKNISERASNMQGGN; this is translated from the coding sequence ATGGAAAGAGATTACATTACATTAACAATTGGAAAACAAAAGAATATCGCATTAATTGCTCATGACGGTAAGAAGAGCGATTTAATTAGGTGGTGTCAGGATAATTATGAGATATTGAAGGGGCATTTTCTTTGCGGAACGGGAACGACGGCCCGTATGATTACGGATAGTACCGGCCTTCCGGTGAAGGGTTATAACAGCGGTCCCCTCGGGGGCGATCAACAGATCGGTGCGAAGATTGTGGAGGGAAAAGTAGATTTTGTTATCTTCTTCTCCGATCCGTTAACGGCAGCGCCTCATGATCCCGATGTGAAAGCTTTGCTCCGTATTGCACAGGTGTATGATATTCCCATTGCAAATAATAAAGCAACTGCTGACTTCCTTATTCACTCGAAACTGATGGAAGAAAGCTATGATCATGATGTTATTAACTTCCATAAGAATATCTCTGAAAGAGCGAGTAATATGCAAGGGGGCAACTAG
- a CDS encoding alpha-glucuronidase: protein MYTNCWLAYRQLYKSAGGGIPIFCSPKFYKQGRRQEGRIIDSAILEIEKGIMGLFGRKTILVEEEPEDREGICLVLIEDMEAEEYCITAKGGRGTVAAADGRGILYGVFAMLRNLQLAEGLREFEEWDYEEACAPDNPIRMLNHWDNLDGSIERGYSGESFFFKSNEVLTGERVEEYARLAASVGINAAVINNVNVKEAATELITHRYYEKVNRISDIFASYGIDLYLSINYASPIELGSLTTADPCDGKVIQWWKDKAAEIWEHIPLLGGFLVKADSEGRPGPFTYGRTHSDGANMLADALLPYGGRILWRCFVYNCTQDWRDTKTDRANAAYDHFKPLDGSFRDNVILQIKNGPMDFQVREPVSPLFGALSHTNIMLEVQAAQEYTGQQWHVCYLIPWFKEILEFDMCCISDSGRKKPCQNPESRVADLIRGGCRGGKNCGIAAVANTGNDENWTGHDLAAANFYGFGRLSFQTSLTAEQIAKEWIILTFGDNKKVMENLFTILLMSWQTYEKYTSPLGIGWMVNPEHHYGPNVDGYEYDRWGTYHRADSKGIGVDRSPAGTGFCNRYNEPLASMFADAKSCPEEVLLFFHHMPYSHQLKSGKTIIQHIYDTHFEGAQDAARFLELFEEIEPYLDKDAYDRIHARMLHQKEHSVEWRDRINTYFYRMSGIPDEKGRKIYGVMASFIK from the coding sequence ATGTATACAAATTGCTGGCTTGCATACAGACAGTTATACAAATCTGCAGGGGGAGGCATTCCTATATTCTGCAGCCCAAAGTTCTACAAACAAGGTAGACGACAGGAAGGCAGAATAATAGACAGTGCTATCTTAGAAATAGAAAAAGGAATTATGGGGTTATTTGGCAGAAAGACGATTCTCGTAGAGGAAGAGCCGGAAGACAGAGAAGGGATATGTCTGGTGCTTATAGAAGACATGGAGGCGGAGGAATATTGTATTACGGCAAAGGGCGGGAGGGGCACCGTTGCCGCCGCAGACGGCAGGGGGATCTTATACGGTGTGTTTGCCATGCTTAGAAATCTGCAGTTGGCAGAAGGGCTTCGGGAATTTGAAGAATGGGATTATGAGGAAGCCTGTGCACCTGACAATCCCATCAGGATGCTGAACCATTGGGACAATCTGGACGGCAGTATAGAGCGGGGTTACTCAGGGGAGTCCTTCTTTTTTAAAAGCAATGAGGTGCTGACCGGAGAGCGGGTGGAGGAATACGCAAGGCTTGCAGCTTCCGTGGGCATCAATGCCGCTGTCATCAACAATGTCAATGTAAAAGAAGCGGCAACAGAGCTGATTACCCACCGCTATTATGAGAAAGTAAATAGGATTTCGGATATTTTTGCGTCTTATGGTATTGATTTATATTTAAGTATCAATTATGCTTCCCCTATCGAGCTCGGGAGCCTGACAACCGCCGACCCCTGTGACGGGAAAGTGATACAATGGTGGAAGGACAAGGCGGCAGAGATTTGGGAGCATATTCCTTTGCTTGGCGGGTTTTTGGTTAAGGCGGATTCCGAAGGCAGACCCGGTCCTTTTACCTACGGCAGAACCCACAGTGACGGCGCAAATATGCTTGCTGATGCCCTTCTGCCCTATGGTGGCAGAATTTTATGGCGGTGTTTTGTCTATAACTGCACTCAGGATTGGAGGGATACAAAGACGGATAGGGCAAACGCAGCATACGACCATTTCAAACCGCTAGACGGAAGCTTTCGTGACAATGTTATCCTGCAAATCAAGAACGGACCTATGGATTTTCAGGTAAGAGAGCCGGTTTCTCCCTTGTTTGGAGCACTTTCACATACCAATATAATGCTGGAAGTACAGGCGGCGCAGGAATATACGGGGCAGCAGTGGCACGTCTGCTATCTGATTCCCTGGTTTAAAGAAATACTGGAGTTTGACATGTGCTGTATTTCTGATTCAGGAAGAAAGAAACCTTGCCAGAATCCAGAGAGCAGGGTGGCGGATTTAATAAGAGGTGGATGCCGCGGTGGAAAAAACTGCGGTATTGCGGCAGTGGCAAATACCGGAAATGACGAAAATTGGACAGGACATGATTTGGCAGCAGCAAATTTCTATGGATTCGGGCGGCTCTCCTTTCAGACATCTCTGACTGCCGAGCAGATTGCCAAAGAATGGATCATACTAACCTTTGGAGATAATAAAAAGGTTATGGAAAATCTGTTTACGATACTGCTGATGTCGTGGCAGACCTATGAAAAATATACATCACCCTTAGGTATAGGCTGGATGGTAAATCCAGAACATCATTACGGACCCAATGTAGATGGTTATGAATATGACAGATGGGGAACCTACCATCGTGCGGATAGCAAAGGAATAGGTGTGGATAGAAGCCCGGCCGGAACAGGGTTTTGCAACAGATACAACGAACCTTTGGCATCTATGTTTGCAGATGCAAAAAGCTGTCCGGAAGAAGTGCTTTTATTTTTCCACCATATGCCATATAGCCATCAATTAAAGTCTGGAAAAACCATTATACAACATATTTATGATACTCACTTTGAAGGGGCGCAGGATGCGGCTCGGTTTTTAGAATTATTTGAAGAAATAGAACCGTATTTGGATAAGGATGCTTACGATCGGATACATGCAAGGATGCTTCACCAGAAAGAGCATTCCGTGGAATGGAGGGATAGAATCAATACGTATTTTTACAGGATGTCCGGTATTCCGGATGAAAAAGGCAGGAAAATTTATGGGGTAATGGCCTCATTCATCAAATAA
- a CDS encoding alpha/beta hydrolase has translation MKSETMKLYDDRNDVTLTSYILEDSPELLDGKSRPGIIICPGGAYLNCSDREAEPVALRFAAMGYHAFVLRYSVYYEGKGGMPDMSETLQRKTHCIHPSPMREIGKAMLMVTSRAKEWLLDTRRIVICGFSAGAHNCAMYAVNWDKPVITDYFGEGKEHFRPAAVILGYPLTDYYYMRDVVRDNPTAAGFFAASNTAFLGMAEVTDELFEEVSPVYHVTENTPPMFIWSTASDDLLPIQHSIRMAHALADCNIPFALHIFEEGAHGLSLANQTTSKVASQINEDVAQWINLAEKWLQKRFADKPLYDYV, from the coding sequence ATGAAATCAGAAACGATGAAGTTGTATGATGATAGAAATGATGTAACGCTTACATCCTATATTTTGGAGGATTCACCGGAACTGTTAGACGGGAAATCCAGACCGGGTATTATTATCTGTCCCGGAGGGGCATACCTGAATTGCTCTGACAGGGAGGCGGAGCCGGTAGCCTTAAGGTTTGCGGCGATGGGGTATCATGCGTTTGTCTTGCGCTATTCCGTGTATTATGAGGGAAAGGGCGGTATGCCGGATATGTCGGAAACCTTGCAGCGAAAGACGCATTGTATTCATCCGAGTCCCATGCGTGAAATTGGGAAGGCAATGTTGATGGTAACATCCCGCGCAAAAGAATGGCTTTTGGACACCAGGCGGATAGTGATCTGCGGATTTTCAGCAGGGGCACATAACTGTGCTATGTATGCAGTAAACTGGGATAAGCCTGTTATCACGGACTATTTTGGAGAAGGGAAAGAGCACTTTAGACCTGCGGCAGTGATTTTGGGTTATCCTCTCACGGACTATTATTATATGCGGGATGTTGTGCGGGATAATCCGACAGCAGCAGGTTTTTTTGCGGCTTCTAATACGGCATTTCTTGGTATGGCAGAAGTGACCGATGAATTGTTTGAGGAAGTAAGCCCGGTTTACCATGTGACAGAGAATACGCCGCCGATGTTTATCTGGTCGACGGCTTCTGATGATCTGTTACCAATCCAGCACAGCATTCGGATGGCACATGCACTGGCAGATTGCAATATACCATTTGCACTTCATATCTTTGAAGAGGGAGCACATGGATTGTCACTTGCAAATCAGACGACTTCAAAGGTAGCGTCACAGATAAATGAAGACGTGGCACAGTGGATTAACTTGGCAGAAAAATGGTTGCAAAAGAGGTTCGCAGACAAGCCCTTATACGATTATGTATGA
- a CDS encoding glycosyl hydrolase family 8 → MEALEGKKYRNMFLEIGKNEQEIEDRLKEISDTFFYGEDRLFFPVGEDMAYIEDTGNHDVRTEGMAYGMMLSVQLDKQEEFDRLWTWTKTYMWMEQGENEGYFAWSCKTDGSRNSDGPAPDGEEFFAMALFFAAHRWGEREGIFNYSTEGKEILRACLHKGENGRPGYPMWDRERKQILFIPGCDFTDPSYHLPHFYELFGLWAYEEDRGFWKEAAAASREYLVKACHPVTGMSAEYAEFDGSPMSRSLPNMSERHDWFYSDAYRTAANIGLDYEWFGVDSGQRTAVVRLMHYLGRVRRENPFLIYEVDGTPVNQKALHPTAIIATTAQGALAVPHSLTEENEESVLAGEWLKRFWNEPMRIGERRYYDNCLYLFAFLALSGNYRIWSQKKRTSV, encoded by the coding sequence ATGGAAGCTTTGGAAGGAAAAAAATACCGGAACATGTTTCTTGAAATCGGGAAAAACGAGCAGGAGATAGAGGACCGGTTGAAGGAAATATCAGATACTTTCTTCTATGGAGAGGATAGGCTTTTCTTTCCGGTGGGAGAAGATATGGCATATATAGAGGACACGGGAAATCATGATGTGCGTACCGAAGGTATGGCATATGGGATGATGTTGTCCGTGCAGTTAGACAAGCAGGAGGAATTTGACCGGCTTTGGACATGGACAAAAACGTATATGTGGATGGAGCAAGGAGAAAACGAAGGGTATTTTGCCTGGTCCTGCAAAACGGACGGCTCCAGGAATTCAGATGGACCGGCACCGGATGGCGAGGAGTTTTTTGCTATGGCATTATTTTTTGCTGCTCACAGATGGGGTGAGCGGGAGGGAATATTTAATTATTCCACAGAAGGGAAGGAAATACTGCGGGCGTGCCTTCATAAGGGGGAAAACGGGCGTCCCGGATATCCTATGTGGGATCGGGAACGCAAGCAAATCTTGTTTATACCAGGCTGTGATTTTACGGATCCGTCTTATCATTTGCCGCATTTCTATGAATTGTTTGGGCTGTGGGCATATGAGGAGGACAGGGGATTTTGGAAGGAAGCCGCTGCCGCCAGCAGGGAATACCTGGTAAAGGCATGTCATCCCGTGACAGGGATGTCTGCTGAGTATGCGGAATTTGACGGCAGCCCTATGAGCCGCAGTCTGCCGAATATGTCGGAGCGTCATGACTGGTTTTATAGTGATGCCTACCGGACTGCTGCCAATATCGGGCTGGATTATGAATGGTTTGGGGTAGATTCGGGACAACGGACTGCTGTCGTCAGGCTCATGCACTATTTAGGCAGGGTGCGCCGGGAGAATCCCTTTCTCATATATGAAGTGGACGGCACACCTGTAAACCAAAAAGCTCTTCACCCCACCGCCATCATAGCCACAACGGCGCAGGGTGCGCTTGCCGTACCACATAGTTTAACGGAGGAAAATGAGGAATCGGTCTTGGCAGGAGAATGGCTGAAACGTTTTTGGAATGAGCCTATGAGAATCGGAGAGAGAAGATATTATGATAATTGCTTATATTTGTTTGCTTTTTTGGCTTTAAGCGGTAATTATCGTATATGGTCCCAGAAAAAAAGGACATCTGTATGA